A region of Saccharococcus thermophilus DNA encodes the following proteins:
- the glnA gene encoding type I glutamate--ammonia ligase, with amino-acid sequence MSKVMISPTGNQAAVLEQIKETIKQKHVELLHLQFVDIEGILKHVTVTADQLDDVVEGKIMFDGSSIKGFSPINQSDLYLLPDLNTFAVLPWTVEEGYSEARFLCSVLNPDGTLFEGDPRNVLKKTVERAAEKGYTISVGPELEFFLFKTDVNGNPTTELHDNGGYFEPSPKDLGERVRLEIYRALKAMGFTIEASHHEVAEGQHEINFKYADALGAADNATTYKWVVKTIANKYGLHATFMPKPVFGINGFGMHVNMSLFKDGENAFFDPSDENQLSETAYRFIAGLLAHVKSFAAVTNPLVNSYKRLVPGYEAPCYIAWSASNRSALIRIPAKRGMATRVELRCPDPSANPYLAFAIIAAAGLDGVEKGLQAPAPIDEDIFHMTEERRALLGIENLPSNLGAAVEEFENGTIGRETLGEHVFEEYVAMKKAEWDSYRTAVHAWEVEQYQAKF; translated from the coding sequence ATGTCGAAGGTGATGATTTCCCCTACAGGCAACCAAGCGGCAGTGCTTGAGCAAATCAAAGAAACGATCAAGCAAAAGCATGTCGAGCTTTTGCATCTGCAATTTGTCGACATCGAAGGAATTTTAAAACACGTTACGGTGACGGCGGACCAGCTTGATGATGTTGTGGAAGGAAAAATCATGTTTGACGGTTCCTCGATTAAAGGGTTTTCCCCTATCAACCAATCCGATCTCTATCTTCTTCCTGACTTAAACACATTTGCTGTGTTGCCTTGGACGGTAGAGGAAGGATATTCCGAAGCTCGTTTCCTTTGTTCTGTTCTCAATCCTGATGGAACGCTGTTTGAAGGAGATCCACGCAACGTCTTAAAGAAAACAGTTGAGCGTGCGGCGGAAAAAGGATATACGATTTCTGTTGGTCCAGAATTGGAATTCTTTTTATTCAAAACGGACGTAAACGGAAACCCGACGACAGAACTTCATGATAACGGCGGATATTTCGAGCCGTCTCCAAAAGATCTCGGTGAGCGCGTTCGTTTAGAAATTTACCGTGCGCTAAAGGCGATGGGCTTTACGATCGAAGCGTCCCATCACGAAGTTGCAGAAGGACAGCATGAAATCAACTTCAAATACGCCGATGCGCTAGGGGCGGCAGACAATGCCACTACATATAAGTGGGTTGTAAAAACGATCGCCAATAAATATGGACTGCACGCCACGTTTATGCCAAAACCGGTATTCGGCATCAATGGCTTCGGCATGCATGTGAACATGTCGCTATTTAAAGACGGCGAAAATGCGTTTTTTGATCCAAGCGATGAAAACCAATTATCAGAAACCGCCTATCGATTTATCGCTGGCTTGCTCGCGCATGTCAAAAGCTTTGCCGCCGTTACGAACCCGCTAGTAAACTCGTACAAACGGCTTGTCCCGGGATATGAGGCGCCTTGCTATATCGCATGGTCGGCGTCGAACCGTTCGGCGTTAATCCGCATCCCAGCCAAACGTGGTATGGCGACCCGCGTCGAGCTTCGTTGTCCAGACCCGTCGGCCAACCCTTACCTTGCGTTTGCCATCATCGCCGCCGCTGGTTTGGACGGTGTGGAAAAAGGCTTGCAAGCTCCGGCGCCGATTGACGAAGATATTTTCCATATGACAGAAGAGCGCCGCGCTCTGCTTGGCATCGAAAATCTGCCATCGAACTTAGGAGCGGCAGTGGAAGAGTTCGAAAATGGCACAATCGGTCGCGAAACGCTTGGGGAACACGTATTTGAGGAATACGTAGCCATGAAAAAAGCGGAGTGGGACAGCTATCGTACCGCTGTGCACGCTTGGGAAGTTGAACAATATCAAGCGAAATTTTAA
- a CDS encoding ABC transporter permease: MNRINNTSLFVIWLFILVPVFISYRQSLKLEKDIIWSSLRGFVQLLILGYCITYLFSLEKWYVIIGYVLLMVAVASFNVSRRGNDTKRTFFLVFFSMIVSVGIPIVLWLICRIIPFQARYIIPVAGMFSGTAMVASSVVLETMKQGKRENIKQYAIKIAMIPTIDSLKTMGLVQIPGTMTGMILAGAEPIAAVKYQIFIVFTLLVVAAISAIVVCFLNYRAFYQTNDYCDGDDNNFS, translated from the coding sequence TTGAATAGAATCAATAATACATCGCTTTTTGTCATATGGCTGTTTATTCTTGTCCCGGTATTTATATCATACCGGCAGTCGTTAAAATTAGAAAAAGACATTATTTGGTCTTCATTGCGCGGATTTGTTCAATTATTAATATTAGGATATTGTATTACCTATCTTTTTTCTTTAGAAAAATGGTATGTCATTATTGGTTATGTGCTGTTGATGGTGGCTGTTGCTTCGTTCAATGTTTCGAGGCGGGGAAATGATACAAAACGTACGTTTTTTCTTGTCTTTTTCAGCATGATCGTTTCTGTTGGGATTCCCATTGTGTTATGGTTGATTTGCCGCATTATTCCGTTTCAAGCGCGATACATTATCCCGGTTGCTGGAATGTTTTCAGGAACGGCGATGGTCGCCTCAAGCGTCGTATTAGAAACGATGAAACAAGGGAAACGTGAAAATATAAAACAGTACGCCATCAAAATTGCGATGATTCCAACGATCGATTCCTTAAAAACAATGGGGCTTGTCCAAATTCCCGGAACGATGACGGGGATGATTTTGGCGGGAGCGGAACCAATTGCTGCCGTCAAATATCAAATTTTTATCGTATTTACCCTTCTTGTTGTTGCTGCCATTTCGGCGATTGTCGTTTGCTTTCTCAATTATCGAGCGTTCTATCAAACCAACGATTACTGTGATGGTGATGATAACAATTTCTCTTAA
- a CDS encoding gamma-glutamylcyclotransferase family protein → MRPLLYRVFVYGTLLVGEENHFVAAPYIHDIQPGKVKGRLYDVGEYPALVVEEEGEVIGEWLTVTEEGLQAMDELEGYEEGGQHNEYERVWVKDLEQPLEGYVYVYPKSKAAHLPLIPSGSWRHRHMN, encoded by the coding sequence ATGAGACCGCTGCTATACCGTGTGTTTGTGTATGGAACGTTGCTAGTGGGGGAAGAAAACCATTTTGTTGCCGCTCCTTATATCCACGATATTCAGCCGGGAAAAGTGAAAGGGCGCTTATATGACGTCGGGGAATATCCCGCGCTCGTTGTCGAAGAAGAAGGAGAAGTAATTGGCGAATGGCTCACCGTAACCGAAGAAGGGCTGCAAGCGATGGATGAGCTCGAAGGGTATGAAGAAGGAGGCCAACATAACGAATACGAACGGGTTTGGGTGAAAGATTTGGAACAGCCGCTCGAAGGGTATGTATACGTATACCCAAAAAGCAAAGCGGCGCACCTTCCGCTCATTCCGTCAGGGTCATGGCGGCATCGGCATATGAATTAG
- a CDS encoding cold-shock protein, translating to MSTGKVKWFNAEKGYGFIEKDGGGDVFVHFTAIEGEGFKTLEEGQFVTFEVVEGNRGPQAANVRKA from the coding sequence ATGAGTACAGGAAAAGTAAAATGGTTTAATGCGGAAAAAGGGTATGGATTTATCGAAAAGGATGGCGGCGGTGATGTTTTCGTTCATTTTACCGCGATTGAGGGCGAAGGGTTTAAAACATTAGAAGAAGGGCAATTTGTTACGTTTGAGGTTGTCGAAGGAAATCGCGGTCCGCAAGCGGCAAACGTACGTAAAGCGTAA
- a CDS encoding thioredoxin family protein: MPAVESNMFPLGQKAPSFELVNVVDGKTVRLEDIKSDVATVIMFICNHCPFVKHVQHELVRLANDYQPKGVTFIAINSNDVEKYPEDSPENMKKVAEELGYPFPYLFDETQEVAKAYQAACTPDFYIFDRDLKCVYRGQLDDSRPTNGIPVTGESIRAALDALLNGEPVPEEQKPSIGCSIKWKE; the protein is encoded by the coding sequence ATGCCAGCAGTCGAGTCCAATATGTTTCCATTGGGGCAAAAAGCGCCGTCGTTTGAACTGGTGAACGTGGTTGATGGCAAAACTGTCCGTTTGGAAGACATAAAGTCGGATGTGGCAACGGTGATTATGTTTATTTGCAATCATTGTCCATTTGTCAAACACGTGCAACATGAACTCGTCCGTCTTGCCAACGATTATCAGCCAAAAGGAGTCACGTTTATCGCGATCAATTCGAACGATGTGGAAAAATATCCGGAAGATTCGCCGGAAAATATGAAAAAAGTAGCCGAAGAATTAGGCTATCCGTTTCCGTATTTGTTTGATGAAACGCAAGAGGTGGCAAAAGCGTATCAGGCAGCGTGCACGCCGGACTTCTATATCTTTGATCGCGACTTAAAATGCGTATATCGCGGCCAGCTTGATGATTCGCGGCCAACCAATGGCATTCCGGTTACAGGGGAATCGATTCGCGCGGCATTAGACGCATTATTGAATGGCGAACCAGTGCCGGAAGAACAAAAACCAAGCATTGGCTGCAGCATCAAATGGAAGGAATAA
- a CDS encoding LLM class flavin-dependent oxidoreductase → MSLKLSVLDQSPIAEGMTAEEALANTVRLAQFVEDLGYERFWVSEHHDTNSLAGSSPEVLLGHIGAKTSRIRIGSGGVMLPHYSAYKVAENFKVLEGLHPGRVDLGVGRAPGGMPIATIALQEGRRRDIDRYPEQIDDLLAYLHNDLPKEHPLHGLKATPNVRTVPDVWLLGSSSSSALLAAQKGLPYVFAQFINGEGGEYYTKLYRERFVPSKYLDKPRNMVAVFAICAETEEKAEWVASSLDLSLLMIEQGMVSNGTPSPEKAMAYPYSPFERKRVVENRKRMIVGSPKQIKEQLFRLSEAYETDEIMLVTITYDFQDKLTSFRLIAEELWGKENR, encoded by the coding sequence ATGAGCCTTAAATTAAGTGTGCTAGACCAATCCCCGATTGCGGAGGGGATGACGGCGGAAGAAGCGCTCGCCAACACTGTCCGGCTCGCGCAATTTGTGGAAGACCTTGGCTACGAACGTTTTTGGGTATCGGAACATCATGACACAAACAGCCTCGCCGGTTCGTCTCCGGAGGTGCTGCTTGGCCATATTGGCGCAAAAACGTCGCGCATCCGCATCGGATCAGGCGGAGTGATGCTTCCGCATTATAGCGCTTATAAAGTGGCAGAAAACTTTAAAGTGCTCGAAGGCCTTCATCCCGGCCGGGTCGATTTAGGGGTCGGAAGGGCGCCAGGCGGCATGCCGATTGCGACCATCGCCTTGCAGGAAGGAAGACGAAGAGATATAGACCGCTACCCAGAACAGATTGACGATTTGCTTGCTTATTTACATAACGACTTGCCGAAAGAACATCCATTGCATGGATTAAAGGCGACACCAAACGTGCGTACAGTGCCCGATGTATGGCTGCTCGGCTCCAGTTCATCAAGCGCATTGCTTGCCGCGCAAAAAGGGTTGCCGTATGTGTTCGCCCAATTTATTAACGGCGAAGGCGGGGAATATTATACGAAATTGTACCGCGAACGGTTCGTGCCATCCAAATATTTAGATAAACCGCGCAATATGGTCGCCGTGTTCGCCATTTGCGCCGAAACGGAAGAAAAAGCGGAATGGGTGGCATCTAGCCTTGACCTATCGCTTCTGATGATTGAACAAGGCATGGTGTCCAACGGTACGCCAAGCCCGGAAAAAGCAATGGCTTATCCGTACAGTCCCTTCGAGCGCAAACGGGTTGTTGAAAACCGTAAACGGATGATCGTCGGTTCGCCAAAGCAAATAAAAGAGCAGCTTTTCCGGTTAAGCGAAGCATATGAAACGGATGAAATTATGTTAGTAACGATTACATATGATTTTCAAGATAAATTAACATCATTCCGATTAATCGCGGAAGAACTTTGGGGGAAGGAAAATAGATGA
- a CDS encoding 3-alpha domain-containing protein has translation MKVISVNVGKPKTVMADGKPLTTGKTKVEAMQKIIAEPALSESWRNTFAKRLSTIIS, from the coding sequence ATGAAAGTCATTTCTGTTAATGTAGGAAAGCCAAAAACGGTAATGGCCGATGGAAAACCGCTCACAACAGGAAAAACAAAAGTGGAAGCGATGCAAAAAATCATCGCGGAACCAGCTTTATCAGAAAGCTGGCGCAACACATTTGCAAAAAGACTCTCAACCATCATTAGCTAA
- a CDS encoding ABC transporter ATP-binding protein has product MLRPRHSTLATMKQKQKAKDTIGTLRRLWLFISPQKGWLLATVVMVIISSGLSLLGPYVVGKAIDTYIVARRTDGFWLLLALLFLIYIALSASTFLQNYWMIGVAQKTIYAIRKQLFHHFHELPISFFDKRQQGELMSRITNDIDNMSQTFNDTVIQVISSTLTLAGAIGVMVWLSPLLTLVTLLVVPLMYSGMKWITNRTQKRFREQQCCLGDMNGFMEEVISGQKVVKMFSQERRMINDFLQKNEQLKRAGFWAQTYSGFIPKLMNFLNNMSFALIAGVGGILALKGIISIGVIVVFVEYARQFTRPLNDLANQWNTLLSALAGAERVFEILDMAKEERDETEAISLDHLQGKVEFEHVVFSYDQKRDALRDVSFSVSPGETVALVGPTGAGKTTVLQLLTRFYDPDRGHIFIDGHDSRSIKRASLRSHMAFVLQDTFLFEGTIRDNIRYGRLEASDEEVEQAAKWANAHSFITKLPNGYDTVLKQDGGGISQGQRQLLAIARAMVANPSILILDEATSNIDTVTEMKIQEALERLMKGRTCFVIAHRLNTVQHADRILVLNEGKIVEQGTHESLLKAKGFYYELYHSHLQKGEVS; this is encoded by the coding sequence ATGTTACGACCACGGCATAGCACGCTGGCGACGATGAAACAAAAACAGAAGGCAAAGGATACGATCGGTACATTAAGAAGGCTTTGGTTATTTATTTCACCGCAAAAGGGCTGGCTTTTGGCAACCGTTGTAATGGTCATTATCAGTTCGGGTTTAAGCTTGCTCGGTCCATACGTCGTCGGGAAAGCGATTGATACGTATATAGTGGCAAGGCGGACAGACGGCTTTTGGCTTTTGCTAGCGCTTCTTTTTTTGATTTATATCGCCCTTTCCGCTTCGACGTTTTTGCAAAACTATTGGATGATTGGCGTCGCACAAAAAACGATTTATGCAATCCGCAAACAGTTGTTCCATCATTTTCACGAACTGCCGATTTCGTTTTTTGACAAGCGCCAGCAAGGCGAACTAATGAGCCGAATAACAAACGATATTGACAATATGAGCCAAACGTTTAACGACACGGTAATTCAGGTGATCTCAAGCACGCTCACGCTTGCCGGGGCGATTGGCGTGATGGTTTGGCTTAGCCCGTTGCTCACGCTAGTGACCTTGCTGGTCGTTCCGCTGATGTATTCGGGGATGAAGTGGATCACGAACCGGACGCAAAAGCGGTTTCGTGAGCAGCAATGCTGCTTAGGGGACATGAACGGATTTATGGAAGAAGTCATTTCCGGACAAAAAGTCGTGAAAATGTTTTCGCAAGAACGGAGAATGATCAACGACTTTTTGCAAAAAAATGAACAGCTAAAGCGCGCCGGATTTTGGGCGCAAACGTATTCCGGCTTTATTCCGAAGCTGATGAACTTTTTAAACAATATGAGTTTTGCGCTGATTGCCGGCGTCGGCGGAATTTTGGCGCTTAAAGGAATCATTTCAATCGGGGTTATCGTCGTCTTTGTCGAGTATGCCCGCCAGTTTACCCGTCCGCTCAACGATTTGGCCAACCAATGGAATACGCTGCTGTCCGCGCTGGCTGGCGCGGAGCGGGTGTTTGAAATTTTAGACATGGCCAAAGAAGAGCGGGATGAAACAGAAGCCATTTCTCTTGACCATTTGCAGGGGAAAGTTGAATTTGAACATGTCGTATTTTCTTATGATCAAAAACGCGATGCCCTTCGCGATGTCAGCTTTTCTGTCTCTCCTGGAGAAACAGTGGCGCTGGTCGGCCCGACTGGTGCGGGAAAAACGACGGTTTTGCAGCTGTTAACCCGTTTTTATGACCCTGACCGCGGCCACATTTTCATCGACGGACATGACAGCCGCTCCATTAAACGGGCGAGCCTGCGTTCGCATATGGCGTTTGTGCTCCAAGATACGTTTTTGTTTGAAGGAACGATTCGCGACAATATTCGTTATGGAAGGTTAGAGGCAAGCGACGAGGAAGTGGAACAGGCGGCGAAATGGGCCAACGCCCATTCGTTTATCACAAAGTTGCCAAACGGTTATGATACGGTGTTAAAGCAAGATGGCGGCGGCATCAGCCAAGGCCAAAGACAGCTGCTGGCGATCGCCCGCGCGATGGTGGCAAATCCTTCAATTTTAATTTTAGATGAGGCAACAAGCAATATCGATACAGTGACCGAAATGAAAATTCAGGAGGCGCTGGAGCGGCTGATGAAAGGGCGGACCTGTTTTGTCATTGCCCACCGCCTCAACACGGTGCAACACGCGGACCGCATTCTCGTGTTGAATGAAGGAAAAATTGTCGAACAAGGAACGCATGAATCGCTGCTAAAGGCAAAAGGGTTTTATTATGAGTTGTACCACAGCCATTTGCAAAAAGGGGAAGTATCGTAA
- a CDS encoding ABC transporter ATP-binding protein gives MRQILLHLKPYRKWMIIAWTLMFIELLVELWQPLLMGKIIDDGVMTKNLSAVWTWGAVMLGASFLAFASGIANSFAAAYVGQEYGFLLRKHLFEKIQSFSFANIERLSTASLITRVTNDVTQVQNMVFMSLRIALRAPLLVVFGVVMSFIVHVQLALVFAVTVPILVAFLLWMMKKAASSFSIVQRALDRVNSVMRENLAGMRLIKAWVRGTYEQARFMEANEALMQRTSSVLRLVETITPVLLFVMNTAIIVILLVGRIDVRAGSATAGQVVAVVNYTTRITTALSMFAFITAAFSRARASAGRIAEILQTEAEMKDEHEASAAPIRQGEIQFERVSFRYPNSRTRVLKDISFIVHPHETVAILGATGSGKTSLLQLIPRLYDPTAGKVCIDGMDIRQMNQEQLRTAIRFVPQEVLLFSGTIADNIRFGNADATMEEVIKAAKHAQIHETIMSFPDGYDTVIGQKGVNLSGGQKQRLSIARALVGHPKILLLDDSTSALDLKTEAKLLEALKEYTCTTLIVTQKIRTAMEADVIFLLEDGQLLAKGSHDELMEKSELYRKIVESQFGKKGHNDVTTTA, from the coding sequence ATGCGACAAATATTATTGCACTTAAAACCATACCGCAAATGGATGATCATCGCTTGGACGCTGATGTTTATTGAGCTTTTGGTGGAATTATGGCAGCCGCTGTTGATGGGAAAAATTATTGACGATGGAGTCATGACAAAAAATCTTTCTGCCGTTTGGACGTGGGGCGCGGTGATGCTCGGCGCTTCGTTTTTGGCGTTTGCATCGGGGATTGCTAACTCTTTTGCTGCCGCCTACGTCGGTCAAGAGTATGGCTTTTTGCTACGAAAGCATCTATTTGAAAAAATTCAGTCGTTTTCCTTTGCCAACATCGAACGGCTTTCGACCGCTTCCTTGATTACGCGGGTGACAAACGACGTGACACAAGTGCAAAATATGGTATTTATGAGCTTGCGCATCGCCTTGCGCGCTCCGCTTCTTGTCGTGTTTGGCGTCGTCATGTCGTTTATTGTGCATGTGCAGCTTGCGCTCGTGTTCGCTGTTACCGTTCCTATATTAGTAGCATTTCTGTTATGGATGATGAAGAAAGCGGCATCCTCGTTTTCCATCGTGCAGCGGGCACTCGATCGTGTCAATAGCGTTATGCGCGAAAATTTGGCGGGAATGCGCCTCATTAAAGCGTGGGTGAGAGGGACATATGAGCAGGCGCGGTTTATGGAAGCGAACGAGGCATTAATGCAGCGGACGTCCAGTGTGTTGCGCTTAGTTGAAACGATTACTCCCGTATTATTATTCGTCATGAACACAGCAATTATCGTCATTTTGCTTGTCGGGCGGATTGATGTGCGGGCGGGAAGCGCGACGGCGGGGCAAGTGGTTGCCGTTGTCAATTATACGACCCGCATTACGACAGCGTTGTCGATGTTTGCGTTTATTACGGCGGCGTTTTCCCGAGCGAGAGCGTCAGCCGGTCGGATTGCGGAGATACTTCAAACGGAAGCAGAGATGAAAGACGAACACGAGGCCAGCGCTGCGCCTATTCGTCAAGGAGAGATTCAGTTTGAACGCGTATCTTTTCGCTATCCGAACAGCCGTACCCGTGTGTTAAAAGACATTTCGTTTATCGTTCATCCGCACGAAACAGTAGCGATTTTAGGGGCGACCGGTTCCGGAAAAACGTCGTTGCTTCAGCTGATTCCTCGTCTGTACGACCCAACCGCTGGCAAAGTGTGCATCGACGGCATGGACATACGGCAAATGAATCAGGAACAGCTGCGGACCGCGATTCGTTTCGTTCCGCAGGAAGTGCTGCTTTTTTCTGGTACCATTGCGGACAATATCCGCTTTGGGAATGCCGATGCCACGATGGAGGAAGTGATAAAAGCGGCAAAACACGCGCAAATTCATGAAACGATTATGAGCTTTCCAGACGGGTACGATACGGTGATCGGGCAAAAAGGAGTGAATTTGTCAGGCGGGCAAAAGCAGCGCCTGTCGATTGCCCGGGCGCTTGTCGGCCATCCGAAAATTTTATTGCTGGATGATAGCACGAGCGCACTCGATTTAAAAACGGAAGCGAAACTGCTTGAAGCGCTAAAAGAATATACGTGCACGACCTTGATTGTGACGCAAAAAATTCGAACGGCAATGGAAGCCGATGTGATTTTCCTGCTAGAAGATGGCCAATTGCTTGCAAAAGGAAGTCATGACGAGCTGATGGAAAAGAGCGAACTGTACCGAAAAATCGTCGAATCGCAGTTTGGAAAGAAGGGGCATAACGATGTTACGACCACGGCATAG
- a CDS encoding STAS domain-containing protein, with protein sequence MDRRISTFELVTVSAETYAKMWLKGKLVYHTQQIAKQKMEMALAEIDKNIVIMDVSQLLFIDSTGLALLIHFLKKAVCQDKQVALVVSTNKTLEKILAIAKFDKLFPIVKREEDLARLLASRTKEIASQKMLLEMWRNHCIQN encoded by the coding sequence ATGGATCGTCGGATATCCACTTTTGAATTAGTAACGGTATCGGCAGAAACGTACGCGAAAATGTGGTTAAAAGGAAAATTGGTTTACCATACGCAACAGATAGCGAAACAAAAGATGGAAATGGCGTTAGCTGAAATAGACAAGAACATCGTAATCATGGACGTCAGTCAACTCCTTTTTATTGATAGTACAGGATTAGCGTTATTGATTCACTTTTTAAAAAAGGCGGTTTGCCAAGACAAACAAGTCGCATTGGTCGTTTCCACCAATAAAACGTTGGAAAAGATATTGGCGATTGCAAAATTTGATAAATTGTTTCCGATTGTGAAGCGCGAAGAGGATCTCGCTCGGTTATTGGCTTCGCGGACTAAAGAAATTGCCAGCCAGAAAATGCTGCTGGAGATGTGGCGAAACCATTGTATACAAAACTGA
- a CDS encoding ATP-binding protein — protein sequence MYEITMRCKATEEAIDFCDLLAKQIACFFSLHDRDMFVLSVHEAVVNSIKAVKQLGNKIEDDALVISWRITEEEITVTVADEGVGIPIKEIERLRQESLEDVLLAESGRGLLLIKETMDAVSFEPHADGKCAIVMKMRRGQNGSSDIHF from the coding sequence ATGTACGAAATAACGATGCGATGCAAAGCGACGGAGGAGGCTATTGATTTTTGCGATTTGCTTGCGAAGCAAATCGCCTGCTTTTTTTCCCTTCATGATCGCGATATGTTTGTCTTATCGGTCCATGAAGCGGTTGTCAATTCCATAAAGGCCGTGAAACAGCTAGGAAATAAAATAGAAGATGATGCGTTGGTCATATCCTGGCGAATTACAGAGGAAGAGATAACGGTGACGGTGGCCGATGAAGGCGTTGGGATTCCGATAAAAGAGATCGAACGATTGAGGCAGGAAAGCTTGGAAGATGTCTTGCTTGCCGAATCGGGGCGCGGTCTTTTACTGATCAAGGAAACGATGGACGCGGTGTCATTCGAGCCGCATGCGGATGGCAAATGCGCGATCGTAATGAAAATGAGGAGAGGGCAGAATGGATCGTCGGATATCCACTTTTGA
- a CDS encoding SpoIIE family protein phosphatase, with protein sequence MVKLNVQVIEKAFNHRTNRGMIITDRNRLIVALNDEIAELTGYAKEQLIGQPIHHLLDDGRIAEKFELIWEAVLESGYWQGELDCYVDNGEKRTRILTVYALSGATDECYVWCLADAETSSSSSESEQMLRAIYQTAPLAVIPLCKNMKVKDWGSAAESLFGWKREEAIGRSLFSLFCEPPPHTAMFSYPLRKKKAGECMIKRKDGTLINVAYAVIPVTDSDGNVTGYVVMFEDVTRWKQKEIEHKRQVELAKKIQQSLLTPPIQNSAVTMDAVYIPSDDLSGDIYACYQIDRDRYGVIIIDVMGHGISSSLVSMLLRSLLRGLIVRVIDPVYVATELEKHVQNLFPDEVNEIRYLFSMIYLVIDTKRKQIEYTNAGHPAGLLVSEDGEIIELDKGGLAIGSPFSVPFEKEVIHYRKRTRIFLYTDGILDEIDSSILQSMNKIRTYTKMYSHLSDKQFLHMLMEEEKASPSPVDDICLLSITVQ encoded by the coding sequence ATGGTGAAATTAAATGTACAGGTAATCGAAAAAGCGTTTAACCATCGTACAAACAGAGGAATGATCATTACCGACCGCAACCGATTGATTGTAGCGTTGAATGACGAGATAGCAGAACTGACCGGTTATGCTAAGGAGCAGTTAATCGGCCAACCTATTCATCATCTTCTTGACGATGGGCGTATTGCTGAAAAGTTCGAATTGATTTGGGAAGCTGTGTTAGAAAGCGGTTATTGGCAAGGGGAATTAGATTGTTACGTGGATAATGGCGAAAAACGCACAAGAATATTAACGGTGTATGCGCTCTCCGGCGCAACGGATGAATGTTACGTCTGGTGTCTGGCCGATGCGGAAACATCATCTTCTTCGTCGGAATCAGAGCAAATGCTGCGCGCTATATATCAAACTGCCCCGCTGGCCGTCATTCCGTTATGCAAAAATATGAAAGTAAAAGACTGGGGGTCTGCTGCTGAATCGTTATTTGGCTGGAAGAGGGAGGAAGCCATTGGTCGAAGTTTATTTTCGCTGTTTTGTGAGCCCCCTCCCCATACAGCGATGTTTTCCTATCCGTTAAGAAAGAAAAAAGCCGGGGAATGTATGATCAAAAGAAAAGACGGGACATTGATCAACGTCGCGTATGCGGTCATTCCGGTGACCGACTCAGACGGAAATGTTACCGGATATGTCGTGATGTTTGAAGATGTTACAAGGTGGAAGCAAAAGGAGATCGAACACAAACGGCAAGTGGAGCTCGCGAAAAAAATTCAGCAAAGTTTATTAACTCCCCCGATCCAAAACAGTGCAGTAACGATGGATGCGGTTTATATCCCGTCGGACGATTTGTCTGGTGACATATATGCATGTTACCAAATTGATCGGGATCGTTATGGCGTCATTATTATTGACGTAATGGGGCATGGCATTTCCTCTTCTCTTGTCAGCATGTTACTTCGTTCGCTGTTAAGAGGGCTGATTGTGCGTGTCATCGACCCGGTGTATGTTGCTACCGAACTAGAGAAACATGTGCAAAACCTGTTTCCGGATGAGGTAAATGAAATCCGCTATTTATTTTCCATGATTTATTTAGTGATCGATACGAAGAGAAAGCAGATCGAATATACAAACGCCGGACATCCCGCCGGACTATTAGTTTCCGAGGATGGAGAAATCATCGAATTGGATAAAGGCGGATTGGCGATCGGCAGTCCGTTTTCTGTCCCGTTTGAAAAAGAGGTAATTCATTACCGAAAGCGGACAAGGATATTTTTATATACCGATGGAATTTTAGATGAAATCGACTCCTCTATTTTGCAAAGTATGAATAAAATTCGTACGTATACGAAAATGTACAGCCATTTATCAGACAAACAGTTTTTACATATGTTGATGGAAGAGGAAAAAGCGTCGCCAAGCCCTGTCGATGATATATGTTTGCTATCTATTACGGTCCAGTAA